Proteins encoded by one window of Lathyrus oleraceus cultivar Zhongwan6 chromosome 1, CAAS_Psat_ZW6_1.0, whole genome shotgun sequence:
- the LOC127124373 gene encoding (+)-cis,trans-nepetalactol synthase NEPS2 — translation MAESSSTKIGLRLAGKVAIVTGGASGIGKETAHLFANQAARMVVIADIQDELGIQVAESIGTDRCTFIHCDIRIEDDVKNLVQSTVDTYGQIDIIHCNAGIISPSDQTLLELDVSQANGVFATNAIGTALCVKHAARAMVDGKVRGSIVCTASISASYGVTTGTDYSMSKHAVLGLMRSASVQLAKYGIRVNSVSPNGLATPLTEKLLDADAKTVEEIFSKFSMLKGVVLRTNHVADAVLFLASNDSDFVTGLDLRVDGNYITSDAVI, via the exons ATGGCAGAATCTTCATCAACCAAAATCGGTCTTAGGTTAGCCGGCAAAGTAGCCATCGTCACCGGAGGTGCCAGCGGTATCGGCAAAGAGACGGCGCATCTCTTTGCCAATCAAGCTGCACGTATGGTGGTGATTGCTGATATTCAAGACGAGCTGGGAATTCAAGTGGCTGAATCTATTGGCACAGATAGATGCACCTTTATTCATTGTGATATTAGAATTGAAGATGATGTCAAAAATCTCGTTCAATCAACCGTCGATACTTATGGACAA ATAGATATTATACATTGCAATGCTGGGATTATAAGTCCAAGTGATCAAACCTTGTTGGAACTCGACGTTTCTCAAGCTAACGGTGTGTTTGCAACTAATGCTATAGGAACTGCATTGTGCGTAAAACATGCCGCACGTGCGATGGTGGATGGTAAGGTGAGGGGTAGCATTGTCTGCACGGCGAGCATTTCTGCTAGCTACGGTGTCACGACAGGGACAGATTACTCCATGTCAAAGCATGCGGTATTAGGGTTAATGCGCTCAGCGAGTGTCCAACTTGCAAAATATGGTATAAGAGTGAACTCAGTGTCGCCAAATGGATTAGCAACACCATTAACTGAGAAATTGCTAGATGCGGACGCAAAGACAGTGGAAGAGATATTTTCAAAATTCTCGATGTTGAAAGGAGTGGTTCTAAGGACTAATCATGTGGCAGATGCTGTGTTGTTTTTGGCATCTAATGATTCTGATTTTGTCACTGGTCTTGATCTTCGTGTGGATGGTAACTATATTACTAGTGACGCTGTAATTTAA
- the LOC127124405 gene encoding (+)-cis,trans-nepetalactol synthase NEPS2 has translation MAESSSTKTGLRLAGKVAIVTGGASGIGKETAHLFANQAAHMVVIADIQDELGIQVAESIGTDRCTFIHCDIRIEDDVKNLVQSTVDTYGQIDIIHCNAGIISPSDQTLLELDVSQANGVFATNAIGTALCVKHAARAMVDGKVRGSIVCTASISASYGVTIGTDYSMSKHAVLGLMRSASVQLAKYGIRVNSVSPNGLATPLTEKLLDADAKTVEEIFSKFSMLKGVVLRTNHVADAVLFLASNDSDFVTGFDLRVDGNYITSDAVI, from the exons ATGGCAGAATCTTCATCAACCAAAACCGGTCTTAGGTTAGCCGGCAAAGTAGCCATCGTCACCGGAGGTGCCAGCGGTATCGGCAAAGAGACGGCGCATCTCTTTGCCAATCAAGCTGCACATATGGTGGTGATTGCTGATATTCAAGACGAGCTGGGAATTCAAGTGGCTGAATCTATTGGCACAGATAGATGCACCTTTATTCATTGTGATATTAGAATTGAAGATGATGTCAAAAATCTCGTTCAATCAACCGTCGATACTTATGGACAA ATAGATATTATACACTGCAATGCTGGGATTATAAGTCCAAGTGATCAAACCTTGTTGGAACTCGACGTTTCTCAAGCTAACGGCGTCTTTGCAACTAATGCTATAGGAACTGCATTGTGCGTAAAACACGCCGCACGTGCCATGGTGGATGGTAAGGTGAGGGGTAGCATTGTCTGCACGGCGAGCATTTCTGCTAGCTACGGTGTCACGATAGGGACAGATTACTCGATGTCAAAGCATGCGGTATTAGGGTTAATGCGCTCAGCGAGTGTCCAACTTGCAAAATATGGTATAAGAGTGAACTCAGTGTCGCCAAATGGATTAGCAACACCATTAACCGAGAAATTGCTAGATGCAGATGCAAAGACAGTGGAAGAGATTTTTTCAAAATTCTCGATGTTGAAAGGAGTGGTTCTAAGGACTAATCATGTGGCAGATGCTGTGTTGTTTTTGGCATCTAATGATTCTGATTTTGTCACTGGCTTTGATCTTCGTGTGGATGGTAACTATATTACTAGTGACGCTGTAATTTAA